In Roseomonas fluvialis, one genomic interval encodes:
- a CDS encoding Hsp33 family molecular chaperone HslO: MSSPTEPSATPDFLNHDRPPVPDLVVPRGVQPFHLHDRPVRGRLVRLGPLADALLTRHDSHPTVTALAGQALALTAGLAAALKFRGSFSLQAKGDGPVPMLLADCTDAGALRGYARANDERLAALLAGAPAPDAAALLGQGYLAFTCDQGPEMDRYQGIVAIEGTTLTEMTGTYFRTSEQIATHVHLACARTEAGWRAAALILERVAGEGGIGEMDRDAQDDAWRTAVALAATLTDAELLDDALPGERLLHRLFALEGLALDRARALSYGCRCSRAKLSGVLAGFGEEDLDHMAEDGTITMTCEFCNIGFRFDRAELRGTEG, encoded by the coding sequence GTGTCCAGCCCCACCGAACCCTCCGCCACCCCCGACTTCCTGAACCACGACCGTCCGCCCGTGCCGGACCTGGTCGTGCCGCGCGGCGTGCAGCCCTTCCACCTGCACGACCGCCCGGTACGCGGCCGCCTGGTGCGCTTGGGCCCACTGGCCGATGCGCTGCTGACCCGGCACGACAGCCACCCGACAGTGACCGCGCTGGCCGGCCAGGCGCTGGCGCTGACCGCGGGGCTGGCGGCGGCGCTGAAGTTCCGCGGGTCGTTCTCGCTGCAGGCCAAGGGCGACGGCCCGGTGCCCATGCTGCTGGCCGACTGCACCGATGCCGGCGCGCTGCGCGGCTATGCCCGGGCCAATGACGAACGCCTCGCCGCCCTGCTGGCCGGGGCGCCGGCACCGGATGCCGCGGCTCTGCTCGGCCAGGGCTACCTCGCCTTCACCTGCGACCAGGGCCCGGAGATGGACCGCTACCAGGGCATCGTGGCCATCGAGGGCACCACCCTCACCGAGATGACGGGCACCTATTTCCGCACCTCGGAACAGATCGCCACGCATGTGCATCTGGCCTGCGCCCGCACCGAGGCCGGCTGGCGCGCCGCCGCGCTCATCCTTGAACGGGTGGCCGGCGAGGGCGGCATCGGCGAGATGGACCGCGACGCGCAGGACGACGCCTGGCGCACCGCGGTGGCACTCGCCGCCACGCTGACCGACGCGGAACTGCTGGACGACGCGCTGCCCGGCGAACGCCTGCTGCATCGCCTGTTCGCGCTGGAGGGCCTCGCCCTCGACCGCGCCCGCGCCCTGTCCTATGGCTGCCGGTGTTCCCGCGCGAAGCTGTCGGGCGTGCTGGCAGGCTTCGGGGAGGAGGATCTCGACCACATGGCGGAGGACGGGACCATCACGATGACCTGCGAATTCTGCAATATCGGCTTCCGCTTCGACCGCGCCGAGTTGCGCGGCACCGAGGGCTGA
- a CDS encoding RidA family protein produces MARVTFSNPPGVPVPQSRYSQAALIEGEGRRLVVSGQVGLRPDGTLAGAPEDQIDQCLANLGAVLAAHGMAPANIVKMTVFLTDPLLVTHWRRHRDAFLAGHAPASTLLVVAGLASPDFVVEVEAEAVA; encoded by the coding sequence ATGGCCCGCGTGACCTTTTCCAACCCGCCCGGCGTGCCGGTGCCGCAATCGCGCTATTCCCAGGCCGCGCTGATCGAGGGCGAGGGCCGGCGGCTGGTGGTTTCGGGCCAGGTCGGGCTGCGCCCCGACGGCACGCTGGCTGGCGCGCCGGAGGACCAGATCGACCAGTGCCTGGCCAATCTCGGCGCCGTGCTGGCGGCGCATGGCATGGCCCCGGCGAACATCGTGAAGATGACCGTGTTCCTGACTGACCCGCTGCTGGTCACGCATTGGCGTCGCCACCGGGATGCCTTCCTGGCCGGCCATGCGCCGGCCAGCACGCTGCTGGTGGTGGCCGGCCTGGCCAGCCCGGATTTCGTGGTCGAGGTCGAGGCCGAGGCGGTCGCCTGA
- a CDS encoding phosphoribosylamine--glycine ligase — protein sequence MTRALLMLALLGLGACQQGGVWANVPRDDSPDGQACRREAADDPEVRRISGTATSGNLAQDERVREELLAALPRAWRTCMTRRGALPPGGVEQVRRTTF from the coding sequence ATGACGCGCGCGCTGCTGATGCTTGCGCTCCTGGGCCTCGGTGCCTGCCAGCAGGGCGGCGTCTGGGCGAACGTGCCGCGCGACGACAGCCCCGACGGCCAGGCCTGCCGTCGCGAGGCGGCCGACGACCCCGAGGTGCGGCGGATCAGCGGCACCGCGACGTCAGGCAACCTCGCGCAGGATGAACGCGTGCGCGAGGAACTGCTCGCGGCCCTGCCGCGCGCCTGGCGCACCTGCATGACGCGCCGCGGCGCTCTGCCGCCTGGCGGGGTCGAGCAGGTTCGCCGCACGACCTTCTGA
- the nudC gene encoding NAD(+) diphosphatase has translation MLSIPASRPNAYTGSPLDRAGEKRDDAEFIAAALTHPDTLFAPVWRARSLMKGVAEGRPEAVLLTGAAAEAVRMADGPWAFLGLWEGRPVFAVDCSTADDPLPLLPDGMGTFTDLRQVAGLLPAGEASVLAHARGIMHWRVKHRFCGVCGSRCEPRSAGNVMVCQGCGAQHFPRTDPAVIMLVVREDACLLGHSHRFPNVTMYSTLAGFVEPGESLEEAVRREVKEEAGIDVGEVWYHSSQPWPFPSSIMLGFHAEGLSEDIHIDHDELKDARWFTRDQIRNHQALGFSLPRADSIARRLIEDWMGA, from the coding sequence ATGCTTTCCATCCCCGCCAGCCGCCCCAATGCCTATACCGGCAGCCCGCTCGACCGCGCCGGCGAGAAGCGCGACGATGCCGAGTTCATCGCTGCCGCGCTCACCCACCCCGACACGCTCTTCGCGCCGGTCTGGCGTGCGCGCTCGCTCATGAAGGGTGTCGCGGAAGGCCGGCCCGAAGCCGTGCTGCTGACCGGCGCAGCGGCCGAGGCGGTGCGCATGGCCGATGGCCCCTGGGCCTTCCTCGGCCTGTGGGAGGGCAGGCCGGTCTTCGCGGTGGATTGCTCGACCGCCGACGACCCGCTGCCGCTGCTGCCCGACGGCATGGGCACCTTCACCGACCTGCGCCAGGTGGCCGGCCTGCTGCCGGCCGGCGAGGCGAGCGTGCTGGCACATGCCCGCGGCATCATGCACTGGCGCGTGAAGCATCGATTCTGCGGCGTGTGCGGCAGCCGCTGCGAACCGCGCAGCGCCGGCAACGTCATGGTCTGCCAGGGGTGCGGGGCGCAGCATTTCCCGCGCACCGACCCCGCCGTCATCATGCTGGTGGTGCGCGAGGATGCCTGCCTGCTCGGCCATTCCCACCGCTTCCCGAACGTGACGATGTATTCGACGCTGGCCGGCTTCGTGGAACCCGGCGAGAGCCTCGAGGAAGCGGTGCGGCGCGAGGTGAAGGAGGAAGCCGGCATCGATGTCGGCGAGGTCTGGTACCATTCCTCGCAGCCCTGGCCGTTTCCGTCGTCGATCATGCTCGGCTTCCATGCCGAGGGGCTGTCGGAGGACATCCACATCGACCACGACGAACTGAAGGACGCACGCTGGTTCACACGCGACCAGATCCGCAACCACCAGGCGCTGGGGTTCTCCCTGCCGCGCGCGGATTCCATCGCGCGCCGCCTGATCGAGGATTGGATGGGCGCATGA
- a CDS encoding HD domain-containing protein, translating to MKPCTDPAEILRATLFAARAHAGQARKGAAAEPYVNHVIEVAGILADHGAPLPAILAGLLHDTVEDTDCTHADLVVAFGEEVAAIVAEATDDKSLPKEIRKSLQVSHAPKKSDAAKQLKLADKISNLRAIADSPPANWNHARRTEYVGWAGRVAAGCKGVNPALDALFDETYRDALARLAEEMRG from the coding sequence ATGAAACCCTGCACGGACCCCGCGGAGATCCTCCGCGCCACCCTGTTCGCCGCGCGCGCCCATGCCGGGCAGGCGCGCAAGGGTGCGGCCGCCGAACCCTATGTGAACCACGTGATCGAGGTCGCTGGCATCCTGGCGGACCACGGCGCGCCGCTGCCCGCCATCCTGGCCGGCCTGCTGCACGACACGGTCGAGGACACCGACTGCACCCATGCCGACCTGGTCGTCGCCTTCGGCGAGGAGGTCGCGGCCATCGTCGCCGAAGCCACCGACGACAAGTCCCTGCCCAAGGAGATCCGCAAGTCGCTGCAGGTCTCCCACGCGCCCAAGAAGTCGGATGCGGCAAAGCAGCTCAAGCTGGCCGACAAGATTTCCAACCTGCGCGCCATCGCCGACAGCCCGCCGGCCAACTGGAACCATGCGCGGCGCACCGAATATGTCGGCTGGGCAGGGCGTGTGGCCGCGGGCTGCAAAGGCGTGAACCCCGCACTCGACGCACTGTTCGACGAGACCTATCGCGACGCCCTGGCGCGCCTGGCGGAGGAGATGCGGGGGTAG
- the rho gene encoding transcription termination factor Rho: MHLSELKAKSPADLLAFAEELNVENASTLRKQDMMFAILKTLAENDQAIFGEGTLEILPDGFGYLRSPQANFLPGPDDIYISPAQVRRFALRTGDTVEGQIRAPKDGERYFAMLKVNNINFEPPEALKHRINFDNLTPLYPNRRLKMENPEVESVAKSPAKDNTHRVIDLIAPIGMGQRALIVAPPRTGKTVMLQNIAKSISANNPEVFLMVLLIDERPEEVTDMARTVRGEVVASTFDEPATRHVQVTEMVLEKAKRLVEHKRDVVILLDSITRLGRAYNSVVPSSGKVLTGGVDANALQRPKRFFGAARNIEEGGSLTIIATALIDTGSRMDEVIFEEFKGTGNSEIILDRKLSDKRVFPAIDITKSGTRKEELLVDRGTLSKMWVLRRILNPMGTQDAMEFLTDKLKYSKTNQDFFDAMNT; this comes from the coding sequence ATGCACCTCTCCGAACTCAAGGCCAAAAGCCCCGCCGACCTCCTCGCCTTCGCCGAGGAGCTGAACGTCGAGAACGCATCCACCCTGCGCAAGCAGGACATGATGTTCGCCATCCTCAAGACCCTGGCGGAGAACGACCAGGCGATCTTCGGCGAGGGCACCCTCGAGATCCTGCCCGACGGCTTCGGCTACCTGCGCTCGCCGCAGGCGAACTTCCTGCCGGGACCCGACGACATCTACATCTCGCCCGCGCAGGTCCGGCGCTTCGCGCTGCGCACCGGCGATACGGTCGAAGGGCAGATCCGCGCGCCGAAGGATGGCGAGCGCTACTTCGCGATGCTGAAGGTCAACAACATCAATTTCGAGCCGCCCGAGGCGCTCAAGCATCGCATCAACTTCGACAACCTGACGCCGCTCTATCCGAACCGCCGGCTCAAGATGGAGAACCCGGAGGTCGAGAGCGTCGCGAAGTCCCCCGCCAAGGACAACACGCACCGCGTCATCGACCTGATCGCCCCCATCGGCATGGGCCAGCGCGCGCTGATCGTCGCACCCCCGCGCACCGGCAAGACCGTGATGCTGCAGAACATCGCGAAGAGCATCAGCGCGAACAATCCCGAAGTCTTCCTGATGGTGCTGCTGATCGACGAGCGGCCCGAGGAAGTCACCGACATGGCGCGCACCGTGCGCGGCGAGGTCGTGGCCTCCACCTTCGACGAGCCGGCCACGCGCCATGTGCAGGTCACCGAGATGGTGCTCGAGAAGGCCAAGCGTCTGGTCGAGCACAAGCGCGACGTGGTGATCCTGCTGGATTCGATCACGCGCCTGGGCCGCGCCTACAACTCCGTGGTGCCGTCGTCGGGCAAGGTGCTGACCGGTGGTGTCGACGCCAACGCCCTGCAGCGCCCCAAGCGCTTCTTCGGCGCGGCGCGCAACATCGAGGAAGGCGGCTCACTGACCATCATCGCCACCGCGCTGATCGACACCGGTTCACGCATGGACGAGGTGATCTTCGAGGAATTCAAGGGCACCGGTAACAGCGAAATCATCCTGGACCGCAAGCTGTCCGACAAGCGCGTGTTCCCGGCCATCGACATCACCAAGTCCGGCACCCGCAAGGAGGAGCTGCTGGTCGATCGCGGCACGCTGTCCAAGATGTGGGTGCTGCGGCGCATCCTGAACCCGATGGGCACGCAGGACGCGATGGAGTTCCTCACCGACAAGCTGAAGTACAGCAAGACGAACCAGGACTTCTTTGATGCGATGAACACCTGA
- the hemJ gene encoding protoporphyrinogen oxidase HemJ, with the protein MTIDALAPFYPWVKAMHLLGAFAWMAGLFYLPRLYVYHCQVAAGSAQSELFKVMERRLLRAIMNPAMIWTWGFGLLLVLTPGVADWTAGWWWGKVVGLLTMTWFHMDLAAARKRFERDANTRSERGWRIMNEVPTLALILIVVMVIAKPF; encoded by the coding sequence GTGACGATCGACGCGCTTGCGCCGTTCTATCCCTGGGTGAAGGCGATGCACCTGCTGGGCGCCTTCGCCTGGATGGCGGGGCTGTTCTACCTGCCGCGGCTGTATGTCTATCACTGCCAGGTGGCGGCCGGTTCGGCGCAGTCGGAACTGTTCAAGGTGATGGAGCGCCGCCTGCTGCGCGCCATCATGAACCCCGCGATGATCTGGACCTGGGGTTTCGGCTTGCTGCTGGTGCTGACACCGGGCGTGGCGGATTGGACCGCGGGCTGGTGGTGGGGGAAGGTCGTGGGGCTGCTGACCATGACCTGGTTCCACATGGACCTGGCCGCGGCGCGCAAGCGCTTCGAACGTGACGCCAACACGCGCAGCGAGCGCGGCTGGCGCATCATGAACGAGGTGCCGACGCTGGCGCTGATCCTGATCGTGGTGATGGTGATCGCGAAGCCGTTTTGA
- a CDS encoding DUF1330 domain-containing protein, which produces MPAYLIVNITVHDREAFEAYRAQAPAVIAAHGGRYLVRGGPVEVMEGEPGLDRVVVLEFPTVAAARGFCHSADYAPLIALRRAASTAHIALVDGVAA; this is translated from the coding sequence GTGCCGGCCTATCTGATCGTCAACATCACCGTGCATGACCGCGAGGCGTTCGAGGCCTATCGCGCCCAGGCGCCGGCGGTCATCGCCGCCCATGGCGGGCGCTACCTGGTGCGCGGCGGGCCGGTCGAGGTGATGGAGGGCGAGCCCGGTCTCGACCGCGTCGTGGTGCTGGAATTCCCCACCGTGGCGGCGGCGCGCGGCTTCTGCCACAGCGCTGACTACGCGCCGCTGATCGCGCTGCGCCGTGCCGCGAGCACCGCGCATATCGCGCTGGTGGACGGGGTGGCGGCGTGA
- a CDS encoding Bug family tripartite tricarboxylate transporter substrate binding protein, producing the protein MRKGLIAAAFGLLVAASATAQEAFPSRTITLMVAYPPGGNTDLMARALQPELTRALGQTVVVVNRGGAAGTIGSAELARARPDGYTIAITPNNPMTAQPHAIALTYGLDSFRFLCRVYDNPQVVILGRNAPFSDFAGLVAHGRSAREALVYGAPGNASTQHILMAALLKRAGVEGLMVSFTGAGPMSQAAMGGQIQAFIEASSIPASTGLTPIAAVSAQRLPHLPDVPTVAELGFPVQGSSHGGLIAPAGIPDAAAAAIERACESAVASEGFRTTAQRLASVPAFLPGAAFRESFAAESAANEGLLRDLGLLRAR; encoded by the coding sequence ATGCGCAAGGGATTGATCGCGGCGGCATTCGGCCTGCTTGTCGCCGCTTCGGCGACCGCGCAGGAGGCGTTTCCCTCGCGCACCATCACGCTGATGGTCGCCTATCCGCCCGGCGGCAACACCGACCTGATGGCGCGCGCGCTGCAGCCGGAACTCACGCGCGCGCTGGGGCAGACCGTGGTGGTGGTGAACCGCGGTGGCGCGGCGGGCACGATCGGGTCCGCGGAACTCGCGCGCGCGCGGCCGGACGGCTACACCATCGCGATCACGCCGAACAACCCGATGACGGCGCAGCCGCACGCCATCGCGCTGACCTACGGGCTCGACAGCTTCCGCTTTCTCTGCCGCGTGTATGACAACCCGCAGGTGGTGATCCTCGGGCGCAACGCGCCCTTCAGCGACTTCGCCGGGCTTGTCGCGCATGGGCGCTCCGCGCGGGAGGCGCTCGTCTATGGCGCGCCGGGCAATGCCAGCACGCAGCACATCCTGATGGCCGCGCTGCTGAAGCGCGCCGGCGTCGAGGGGCTGATGGTGTCCTTCACCGGCGCGGGGCCCATGAGCCAGGCGGCGATGGGCGGGCAGATCCAGGCCTTCATCGAGGCATCGTCGATCCCGGCCTCGACGGGGCTCACCCCGATCGCGGCGGTTTCCGCGCAGCGGCTGCCGCATCTGCCGGATGTGCCGACGGTCGCGGAGCTTGGCTTTCCGGTGCAGGGGAGTTCGCATGGCGGGCTGATCGCGCCGGCGGGCATTCCCGACGCGGCGGCGGCGGCGATCGAGCGCGCCTGCGAATCCGCGGTGGCCAGCGAGGGCTTCCGCACCACCGCGCAGCGCCTGGCCTCCGTGCCGGCCTTCCTGCCGGGGGCGGCGTTCCGCGAGAGCTTCGCGGCCGAGAGCGCGGCGAACGAGGGCCTGCTACGCGACCTGGGGCTGCTGCGCGCCCGCTGA
- a CDS encoding alpha/beta hydrolase, whose product MAEIDGVRALLTGRPRPVGWSERRARIEEVAAADPPPPGIAFAPTTIAGIPAEWSEAPGVDAARVLLFLHGGGYCSGSIVSHRTMASRAGAAAGMRALALQYRLAPEHPYPAALEDARTAFAALLAEGFRPADIVVGGDSAGGGLTLALMVAQRDAGLPLPGCAWLASPWVDLATTGASMDAKDGVDPLIHRGYLEELSAAYRGGVAADDPRVSPLHADLRGLPPVLVQVGSAETLLDDAVRIAGRLGAADVPVRLEVWPHMIHAWPLWSARLAEGRRALASAGAFLRARGFPEAAATA is encoded by the coding sequence ATGGCCGAGATCGACGGTGTCCGCGCACTGCTGACCGGACGGCCGCGCCCGGTCGGCTGGTCGGAGCGGCGCGCGCGCATCGAGGAGGTGGCGGCGGCAGACCCGCCGCCGCCGGGCATCGCTTTCGCGCCCACGACCATCGCCGGCATTCCCGCCGAATGGTCCGAGGCGCCGGGTGTCGATGCCGCGCGCGTGCTGCTGTTCCTGCATGGCGGCGGGTATTGCTCGGGGTCGATCGTCAGCCATCGCACGATGGCATCCCGCGCCGGCGCGGCGGCGGGGATGCGCGCGCTGGCGCTGCAGTATCGCCTCGCGCCCGAGCATCCCTACCCGGCGGCGCTGGAGGATGCGCGCACCGCCTTCGCCGCGCTGCTGGCCGAGGGCTTCCGCCCGGCCGACATCGTGGTGGGCGGCGACAGCGCCGGTGGCGGTCTCACGCTCGCGCTGATGGTCGCGCAGCGGGATGCGGGGCTGCCGCTGCCGGGATGCGCCTGGCTGGCTTCGCCCTGGGTCGACCTGGCGACGACCGGGGCGAGCATGGACGCGAAGGATGGCGTCGATCCGCTGATCCATCGCGGCTACCTCGAGGAATTGTCGGCCGCCTATCGTGGCGGCGTGGCGGCGGATGATCCGCGCGTCTCGCCGCTGCACGCCGACCTGCGCGGCCTGCCGCCGGTGCTGGTGCAGGTGGGGTCCGCCGAGACGCTGCTGGACGACGCGGTGCGCATCGCCGGGCGGCTGGGCGCGGCGGATGTGCCGGTGCGGCTCGAGGTCTGGCCGCACATGATCCACGCCTGGCCGTTGTGGTCGGCGCGGCTGGCGGAGGGGCGTCGCGCTCTGGCCTCGGCCGGCGCCTTCCTGCGGGCGCGGGGGTTTCCCGAGGCGGCGGCAACGGCGTAG
- a CDS encoding NADH:flavin oxidoreductase/NADH oxidase: protein MTDLFSPFTLRGVTLKNRIGVAPMCQYCAKPDGFPTDWHLAHLVSRAVGGAGVTIAEATAVTPEGRISPGDLGIWSDAHVAPHARLAAAIAAVGSVPGIQIAHAGRKASRNAPWLHGPADPSWTCIAPSAEAFGDFAVPQAMTEAQIGATIADFVAAAKRAVQAGYRFIEIHAAHGYLMHQFLSPLSNRRNDGWGGDFDGRTRIVTETCAAVRAAIPADLPLAIRVSHTDWVEGGWTTEETVELARRVKALGIDLVDVSSGGNDPRQKIALVPGYQVPGAAAVREAGVPVAAVGLITEPEHAQSILSEGKADLIFLARELLRNPYWPLHAAAKLGRTDALAIPPQYDRAWGALGKVTMDMAVAQPQPAL, encoded by the coding sequence GTGACCGACCTGTTCTCTCCCTTCACCTTGCGCGGCGTCACGCTGAAGAACCGCATCGGTGTCGCGCCCATGTGCCAGTACTGCGCGAAGCCGGATGGTTTCCCGACCGACTGGCATCTCGCGCACCTGGTCTCGCGCGCGGTGGGCGGTGCCGGCGTGACCATCGCGGAAGCCACCGCCGTCACGCCCGAGGGGCGCATCAGCCCCGGCGACCTTGGCATCTGGTCCGATGCGCATGTCGCGCCGCATGCGCGCCTTGCCGCGGCGATCGCGGCGGTGGGGTCGGTGCCGGGCATCCAGATCGCGCATGCCGGGCGCAAGGCGTCGCGCAACGCGCCGTGGCTGCATGGGCCGGCGGACCCGTCCTGGACCTGCATCGCTCCCTCGGCCGAGGCCTTCGGCGACTTCGCGGTGCCGCAGGCGATGACCGAGGCGCAGATCGGCGCGACCATCGCCGACTTCGTCGCGGCGGCGAAGCGCGCCGTGCAGGCGGGCTATCGCTTCATCGAGATCCATGCCGCGCATGGCTACCTGATGCACCAGTTCCTCAGCCCGCTGTCGAACCGCCGCAACGATGGCTGGGGCGGGGATTTCGACGGGCGCACGCGCATCGTGACCGAGACCTGCGCGGCCGTACGCGCCGCGATCCCGGCGGACCTGCCGCTGGCGATCCGCGTGTCGCACACCGACTGGGTCGAGGGCGGCTGGACCACGGAGGAGACGGTCGAACTGGCGCGCCGCGTGAAGGCGCTGGGCATCGACCTGGTGGACGTCTCCTCGGGCGGCAACGACCCACGGCAGAAGATCGCGCTGGTCCCGGGCTACCAGGTGCCGGGTGCGGCGGCGGTGCGCGAGGCCGGCGTGCCGGTCGCGGCCGTGGGCCTCATCACCGAGCCCGAGCACGCGCAGTCCATCCTGAGCGAAGGCAAGGCCGACCTGATCTTCCTGGCGCGCGAACTGCTGCGGAACCCGTACTGGCCGCTGCACGCCGCGGCGAAGCTCGGCCGCACCGATGCGCTGGCGATCCCGCCGCAATATGACCGCGCCTGGGGCGCGCTGGGCAAGGTGACAATGGACATGGCCGTCGCGCAGCCGCAGCCGGCGCTGTGA
- a CDS encoding DUF2272 domain-containing protein: MIGTTDLVAARVRRAAPHRHLAACLSAVLMLGLLQACAAPPPVPAAIEAPLSYPPSARERMLRIATAEWEEWGRQTSDSAPGTRETDVANFPRVLAYWRAVPEGDGPVARNRARYYYGSADLWREPAWSAAFISFVMRSAGVDQREFPPSAAHAFYIDAMILDAQRFPAQAPFIPHEVAARAPQVGDLVCADRSSRPISSWRERAADRGAFRPTHCDIVVRVAPGVVEAIGGNLRDAVTLAVMPTDASGRLLPRGRGEPRFFAVFENRLGRLPPFAPPPPANGAPPS; the protein is encoded by the coding sequence ATGATCGGTACGACGGACCTTGTGGCCGCGCGCGTGCGGCGTGCCGCGCCGCACCGGCATCTGGCCGCCTGCCTGTCCGCGGTGCTGATGCTCGGGCTGCTGCAGGCCTGCGCGGCACCCCCGCCGGTGCCGGCCGCGATCGAGGCGCCGCTCTCCTACCCGCCCAGCGCGCGCGAGCGCATGCTGCGCATCGCCACCGCGGAATGGGAGGAGTGGGGTCGCCAGACCTCCGACAGCGCACCGGGCACGCGGGAGACCGATGTGGCGAATTTCCCGCGCGTGCTGGCCTATTGGCGCGCGGTTCCGGAGGGCGACGGGCCGGTCGCGCGCAATCGTGCGCGCTACTACTACGGCAGCGCCGACCTGTGGCGCGAACCGGCCTGGTCGGCGGCCTTCATATCCTTCGTGATGCGCAGCGCGGGGGTGGACCAGCGGGAATTCCCGCCCTCGGCCGCGCATGCCTTCTACATCGATGCGATGATCCTGGACGCGCAGCGTTTCCCGGCGCAGGCCCCCTTCATCCCGCACGAGGTCGCCGCGCGCGCGCCGCAGGTGGGCGACCTGGTCTGCGCCGATCGTTCCTCGCGCCCGATCAGTTCGTGGCGCGAGCGCGCGGCCGACCGCGGCGCCTTCCGGCCCACCCATTGCGACATCGTGGTGCGCGTGGCGCCCGGCGTGGTCGAGGCGATCGGCGGCAACCTGCGCGACGCCGTCACCCTTGCCGTGATGCCGACCGACGCGAGCGGCCGCCTGCTGCCGCGCGGCCGTGGCGAACCGCGCTTCTTCGCCGTATTCGAGAACCGCCTGGGGCGCCTGCCGCCCTTCGCGCCACCACCACCAGCCAACGGGGCACCGCCATCGTGA
- a CDS encoding ribonuclease activity regulator RraA, with protein MTPAQKTALEGVCTATLTTVLLKKGVRFCYIAGSRPIVPGSGKRIVGPAFTLRFTPTREDLATVDSWSSPRSTRAAIEEMPEGCVAVADAMASTAAGIFGDILCARMAKKGVAGLVTDGVLRDGAGVIGTGLPVFCQGYVAPASVAALNFVGWQETIGCGGVTVIPGDIIVADQDGAVVIPAAMLDAVVEAAVEQERLEAWIMTEVERGVPLPGLYPPNAETKARYEATRK; from the coding sequence ATGACCCCCGCCCAGAAGACCGCCCTCGAAGGGGTGTGCACCGCCACGCTGACCACCGTGCTGCTCAAGAAGGGCGTGCGCTTCTGCTACATCGCCGGCTCGCGCCCGATCGTGCCGGGCAGCGGCAAGCGAATCGTCGGCCCCGCCTTCACGCTGCGCTTCACGCCGACGCGCGAGGACCTCGCGACCGTCGATTCCTGGTCCTCCCCGCGCAGCACGCGTGCGGCCATCGAGGAGATGCCGGAGGGCTGCGTCGCGGTGGCGGATGCGATGGCCTCCACCGCCGCGGGCATCTTCGGCGACATCCTGTGTGCGCGCATGGCCAAGAAGGGCGTCGCCGGCCTGGTCACCGACGGCGTGCTGCGCGATGGCGCGGGCGTGATCGGCACCGGCCTGCCGGTGTTCTGCCAGGGCTATGTGGCGCCCGCTTCCGTCGCCGCGCTGAACTTCGTGGGCTGGCAGGAGACCATCGGCTGCGGCGGCGTCACAGTCATCCCCGGTGACATCATCGTGGCCGACCAGGACGGCGCCGTGGTGATCCCGGCCGCCATGCTGGATGCCGTGGTGGAGGCCGCGGTCGAGCAGGAACGCCTGGAAGCCTGGATCATGACCGAGGTCGAGCGCGGCGTGCCGCTGCCCGGCCTGTATCCCCCCAATGCCGAGACCAAGGCGCGCTACGAAGCCACGCGCAAGTGA
- a CDS encoding class I SAM-dependent methyltransferase: MGGEVHGLGTFYASANGAAAGRLLAQRLRRTWPRLAGQSVLGIGHAAPYLDLWRGEAARCIALSPAQLGLARYPAQGPASALVAEEDSLPFPDLSFDRVLLVHGLEMAENARRLLRETWRILKDDGRLLVVVANRRGLWAQMEHTPFGHGHPYSPGQVSRLLARHMFHVEHRDSALFTPPWGPCLRAGAGWERLGHAVWPARYAGLAIVEAVKDLACATPAGLVQVPRRVLAPA, encoded by the coding sequence ATGGGCGGCGAGGTCCACGGGCTCGGAACATTCTACGCATCGGCGAACGGCGCCGCGGCGGGGCGGTTGCTTGCGCAACGGCTGCGACGCACCTGGCCCCGCCTGGCCGGCCAGTCGGTGCTCGGAATCGGCCATGCGGCGCCCTACCTCGACCTCTGGCGGGGCGAGGCGGCGCGCTGCATCGCGCTGTCGCCCGCGCAGCTCGGCCTCGCGCGGTATCCGGCGCAAGGCCCGGCCAGCGCCCTGGTCGCGGAGGAGGATTCGCTGCCCTTCCCCGACCTGTCCTTCGACCGCGTCCTGCTGGTCCATGGCCTCGAGATGGCCGAGAACGCGCGTCGCCTGCTGCGCGAGACTTGGCGCATCCTGAAGGATGATGGCCGGCTGCTGGTCGTTGTCGCGAACCGGCGGGGGCTGTGGGCGCAGATGGAGCATACGCCCTTCGGGCACGGGCATCCCTATTCGCCGGGTCAGGTCTCGCGCCTGCTCGCGCGCCACATGTTCCATGTGGAACACCGCGATTCGGCGCTGTTCACGCCGCCCTGGGGGCCGTGCCTGCGCGCCGGCGCGGGGTGGGAACGCCTGGGCCATGCGGTCTGGCCCGCGCGCTATGCCGGGCTTGCGATCGTCGAGGCGGTGAAGGACCTCGCCTGCGCGACGCCGGCCGGGCTGGTGCAGGTGCCGCGCCGGGTGCTGGCCCCCGCGTGA